A window of the Sabethes cyaneus chromosome 1, idSabCyanKW18_F2, whole genome shotgun sequence genome harbors these coding sequences:
- the LOC128746103 gene encoding uncharacterized protein DDB_G0271670-like has protein sequence SSSSSSSSSSSSSSSSSSSSSSSSSSSSSSSSSSSSSSSSSSSSSSSSSSSSSSSSSSSSSSSSSSSSSSSSSSSSSSSSSSSSSSSSSSSSSSSSSSSSSSSSSSSSSSSSSSSSSSSSSSSSSSSSSSSSSSSSSSSSSSSSSSSSSSSSSSSSSSSSSSSSSSSSSSSSSSSSSSSSSSSSSSSSSSSSSSSSSSSSSSSSSSSSSSSSSSSSSSSSSSSSSSSSSSSSSSSSSSSSSSSSSSSSSSSSSSSSSSSSITLSLQSSQREMRQ, from the coding sequence agtagtagtagtagtagtagtagtagtagtagtagtagtagtagtagtagtagtagtagtagtagtagtagtagtagtagtagtagtagtagtagtagtagtagtagtagtagtagtagtagtagtagtagtagtagtagtagtagtagtagtagtagtagtagtagtagtagtagtagtagtagtagtagtagtagtagtagtagtagtagtagtagtagtagtagtagtagtagtagtagtagtagtagtagtagtagtagtagtagtagtagtagtagtagtagtagtagtagtagtagtagtagtagtagtagtagtagtagtagtagtagtagtagtagtagtagtagtagtagtagtagtagtagtagtagtagtagtagtagtagtagtagtagtagtagtagtagtagtagtagtagtagtagtagtagtagtagtagtagtagtagtagtagtagtagtagtagtagtagtagtagtagtagtagtagtagtagtagtagtagtagtagtagtagtagtagtagtagtagtagtagtagtagtagtagtagtagtagtagtagtagtagtagtagtagtagtagtagtagtagtagtagtagtagtagtagtagtagtagtagtagtagtagtagtagtagtagtagtagtagtagtagtagtagtagtagtagtagtagtagtagtagtagtagtagtagtagtagtagtagtagtagtagtagtagtagtagtagtagtagtagtagtagtagtagtagtagtagtagtattacATTATCATTACAATCATCACAACGAGAGATGCGCCaataa